Proteins encoded together in one Corallococcus silvisoli window:
- a CDS encoding PIG-L deacetylase family protein, with protein sequence MSERARQRRDEGGPEHVFFSPHPDDVALGAYASLLGVPRGIVPTLVTVFSQSCWEFELPVDPSRALQVSSLRMGEDRRFARAHGADLVHLGFRDTSLRAPPGGAPEPEAALAALATRLRLALEEVLACVSPEAVCYVPLGISSHVDHLLVRDAVRALRGDRGVVYYDDLPYSAHPPEDEIVDYAWALGLSPRCLDVTALWPAKLRGLSFYASQLEPLTLPAVEAHARRLGAGRGLCERVWTVAP encoded by the coding sequence GTGTCTGAGCGAGCGCGGCAGCGGCGGGACGAGGGCGGGCCGGAGCACGTGTTCTTCTCACCGCATCCGGATGACGTGGCGCTGGGCGCGTACGCGAGCCTCTTGGGCGTGCCCCGAGGCATCGTGCCCACGCTCGTCACGGTCTTCTCGCAGAGCTGTTGGGAGTTCGAGCTGCCGGTGGACCCGTCGCGAGCGCTGCAGGTGTCGTCGCTGCGGATGGGCGAGGACCGGCGGTTCGCCCGGGCGCACGGCGCGGACCTCGTGCACCTGGGCTTCCGGGACACGAGCCTGCGCGCGCCGCCGGGGGGCGCGCCGGAGCCGGAGGCGGCCCTGGCGGCGCTGGCCACGCGCCTCCGGTTGGCGCTGGAGGAGGTGCTGGCCTGCGTGTCCCCGGAGGCGGTCTGCTACGTGCCGCTGGGCATCTCCAGCCATGTGGACCACCTGCTGGTGCGCGACGCGGTGCGCGCGCTGCGCGGCGACCGGGGCGTCGTCTACTACGATGACCTGCCGTACTCCGCGCACCCGCCCGAGGATGAAATCGTGGACTACGCGTGGGCGCTCGGGCTGTCGCCCCGGTGTCTGGACGTGACGGCGCTGTGGCCCGCGAAGCTGCGGGGGCTGTCGTTCTACGCGAGCCAGCTGGAGCCGCTGACGCTGCCCGCGGTGGAGGCGCACGCGAGGCGGTTGGGGGCGGGCAGGGGGCTGTGCGAGCGGGTCTGGACGGTGGCGCCATGA
- a CDS encoding PEGA domain-containing protein, translating to MSPPPTRLLIAVLLAGTCACARAPVSRDSDARTLPRMEAMRPAVPLGPPARVEQRVRPTGLRFDVMPERARVFVDGRAVGLARQLGTLLPLAPGVHQVSVQLEGHATWRAEVMVGDRPEPIEVTLTASR from the coding sequence ATGTCTCCGCCCCCGACACGTCTGCTCATCGCGGTGCTGCTGGCCGGAACCTGCGCCTGCGCGCGCGCGCCCGTTTCGAGGGACAGCGACGCCCGGACGCTCCCGCGGATGGAGGCGATGCGCCCCGCCGTTCCCCTGGGCCCGCCGGCGCGGGTGGAGCAGCGCGTGCGTCCCACGGGTCTGCGCTTCGACGTGATGCCAGAGCGCGCCCGCGTGTTCGTGGATGGCCGGGCGGTGGGGCTGGCACGTCAGCTGGGGACGCTCCTTCCCCTGGCGCCGGGCGTCCATCAGGTGAGCGTCCAGTTGGAGGGCCATGCCACGTGGCGGGCCGAGGTGATGGTGGGCGACCGCCCCGAACCTATCGAGGTGACCTTGACCGCGTCGCGGTGA
- a CDS encoding serine/threonine protein kinase has product MKLPRKKGRLFRLPFADAPESRARLWKSMTEHGLFVPEDAPQPIGTEFPLQVAFQGAGPAVSGRVRVMEHGVSGWVRGYFVKFVALDEGSLPLPLSPRGAPPSTPPGAPPTDPPGPVAPGSEGPWREEPTPVGIRPRSTADATSALNDYSHLELLHARDPEAWQGGLRPFDAFGPYQLLKRLGTGGMAEVLLARRTMAEGVDKLVALKLVFQEYARHPRLSELFLTEARLSATLQHPNVIQVFDVGSAAGRPFMAMEYVHGRNGADLLQRLQDRGRQPPVALAVSIAIELGKALEYLHGQRDLDGRPLHLVHRDVSPGNLLIGLHGEVKLVDMGVASASIASGNDLLVVGKRAYMAPEQAAGGRPEPAWDIHGMGLVLHELLTLHRASEGPPGKETAPAGVLKPSHFNPQVTPELERLVQWATAPEPSGRAPSAKVLRQALERVRSTLPPFDLEQTLRELFGEALDRSQRETETLIGIARGKDRPHAFPRYHRWLDAAAKRIPGAVKLAASRHVRALRWGALALTLLLATGGALLWPLHAREREVAGHLLRADQLIAVAKLSGSGEDTALAQLQAARALRPEDPRVRTRLAALADAFERLAAEATQRGDVAEAMAHLRGALEAAPERSAPRVRLRFLEGEVRRAPSGWRGR; this is encoded by the coding sequence GTGAAGCTGCCAAGGAAGAAGGGCCGGCTGTTCCGGTTGCCGTTCGCGGATGCACCGGAGTCGCGCGCGCGGCTGTGGAAGAGCATGACGGAGCACGGGCTGTTCGTCCCCGAGGATGCGCCGCAGCCCATCGGAACGGAGTTCCCGCTCCAGGTCGCCTTCCAGGGCGCCGGGCCCGCGGTCTCCGGCCGCGTCCGGGTGATGGAGCACGGCGTGTCCGGCTGGGTGCGCGGCTACTTCGTCAAGTTCGTCGCGCTGGACGAAGGCAGCCTCCCGCTTCCGCTGAGCCCTCGCGGCGCGCCGCCGAGCACACCGCCCGGGGCGCCGCCCACCGACCCACCCGGGCCCGTGGCCCCGGGGAGCGAGGGCCCCTGGCGCGAGGAGCCGACGCCGGTGGGCATCCGGCCCCGTTCGACGGCGGACGCCACGTCGGCGTTGAACGACTACTCGCATCTGGAGCTGTTGCACGCGCGCGACCCGGAGGCATGGCAGGGCGGCCTGAGGCCGTTCGACGCGTTCGGCCCGTACCAGCTGCTCAAGCGCCTGGGGACGGGCGGCATGGCGGAGGTCCTCCTCGCGCGGCGCACCATGGCCGAGGGCGTGGACAAGCTGGTGGCGCTCAAGCTGGTGTTCCAGGAGTACGCGCGCCACCCGCGCCTGTCGGAGCTGTTCCTCACCGAGGCGCGCCTGAGCGCCACGCTGCAACACCCCAACGTCATCCAGGTGTTCGACGTGGGGAGCGCCGCGGGCCGGCCGTTCATGGCCATGGAGTACGTGCACGGCCGCAACGGCGCGGACCTCCTCCAGCGGCTCCAGGACCGCGGGCGGCAGCCCCCCGTGGCGCTCGCGGTGAGCATCGCCATCGAGCTGGGCAAGGCGCTGGAGTATCTGCACGGGCAGCGCGACCTGGACGGGCGCCCGCTGCACCTGGTGCACCGCGACGTCAGCCCGGGCAACCTCCTCATCGGGCTGCACGGCGAGGTGAAGCTGGTGGACATGGGGGTGGCGTCGGCCAGCATCGCCAGCGGCAATGATCTGCTGGTGGTGGGGAAGCGCGCGTACATGGCGCCCGAACAGGCGGCGGGGGGACGCCCGGAGCCCGCCTGGGACATCCACGGCATGGGGCTGGTGCTCCACGAGCTGCTCACCCTGCACCGCGCCTCCGAGGGGCCTCCCGGAAAGGAGACCGCGCCCGCGGGGGTCCTGAAGCCGTCCCACTTCAATCCGCAGGTGACGCCGGAGCTGGAGCGACTGGTGCAGTGGGCCACCGCGCCGGAGCCCTCGGGCCGCGCGCCCAGCGCCAAGGTGCTGCGGCAGGCGCTGGAGCGCGTGCGCAGCACCCTGCCCCCCTTCGACCTGGAGCAGACGCTGCGCGAGCTGTTCGGCGAAGCGCTCGACCGGTCGCAGCGGGAGACGGAGACGCTGATCGGCATCGCGCGGGGCAAGGACCGACCTCACGCCTTCCCGCGCTACCACCGGTGGCTCGATGCCGCGGCGAAGCGGATTCCGGGGGCGGTGAAGCTCGCGGCCTCGCGTCACGTGCGCGCGCTGCGCTGGGGCGCGCTGGCGCTCACCCTCCTCCTCGCGACCGGTGGGGCGCTGCTGTGGCCGCTGCATGCGAGGGAGCGGGAGGTGGCCGGGCATCTGCTGCGCGCGGATCAGCTCATCGCGGTGGCGAAGCTGTCGGGCTCGGGCGAGGACACGGCGCTGGCCCAGTTGCAGGCGGCCCGGGCGCTCCGGCCCGAGGACCCGCGCGTACGCACGCGGCTGGCGGCGCTGGCGGATGCCTTTGAACGGCTGGCGGCGGAGGCCACGCAGCGGGGCGACGTGGCGGAGGCGATGGCGCACCTGCGCGGCGCGCTCGAGGCCGCGCCCGAGCGGAGCGCGCCACGGGTGCGGCTCCGGTTCCTGGAGGGCGAGGTGCGCCGGGCGCCCTCCGGATGGAGGGGGCGATGA
- a CDS encoding FecR family protein produces MGLVLLLIVAGCTRTSEGEGVSEAASRELAAIVATCAAAQGPVDTMRTTSAYWEPFEAGATFRAGDWVRTGPGAFVRIELRGGGRIELEELTVVVVERPAPEEGSGPVVTLESGSTRGVLAEDAPRNGPLVLRGDDGRQVTLTAGAHTGPTEFRVTRTPRGMRLSVSRGRLVLSEGGNRRTLDAGGWLDVSRGLEDSEPDGPPFPASLSPGVDARIAWSPELRIPLTWKALDGAKGYQVQVARDLGFTRRVIDMRVEAPGFMFIPPEPGMFAWRVAAVDASGQPGESGFARRIFVDRKRPRAMLVAPRDGYETPDATAAEEIVFAWQSTGGAPRYRLVVARDRELRHPVLVREGSPQQVVLPGLAPGEYYWGVYVAEDPPVPLFQKARKLVVPETSVAPAAVAR; encoded by the coding sequence ATGGGGTTGGTCCTGCTGTTGATCGTCGCGGGTTGCACCCGGACCTCGGAGGGCGAGGGCGTGTCCGAGGCCGCATCGCGGGAGCTGGCCGCCATCGTGGCCACCTGCGCGGCGGCCCAGGGGCCCGTGGACACGATGCGCACGACGAGCGCGTACTGGGAGCCGTTCGAGGCGGGGGCCACCTTCCGCGCCGGGGACTGGGTGCGCACCGGGCCGGGGGCCTTCGTGCGCATCGAACTTCGGGGAGGCGGCCGCATCGAACTGGAGGAGCTCACCGTGGTGGTGGTGGAGCGCCCTGCCCCGGAGGAAGGGAGCGGCCCGGTGGTGACGCTGGAATCGGGGAGCACCCGGGGCGTCCTCGCCGAGGATGCGCCGAGGAACGGCCCGCTGGTGCTTCGGGGGGACGACGGACGGCAGGTGACGCTCACGGCGGGGGCGCACACCGGGCCCACGGAGTTCCGCGTCACCCGCACCCCGCGTGGCATGCGTCTGAGCGTGTCCCGAGGCCGGCTGGTGCTGTCGGAGGGCGGGAATCGCCGCACGCTCGACGCGGGCGGCTGGCTGGACGTGAGCCGGGGGTTGGAGGACTCCGAACCCGACGGCCCGCCCTTCCCCGCGAGCCTCTCACCGGGAGTGGACGCGCGGATCGCGTGGAGCCCGGAGCTGCGCATCCCGCTGACCTGGAAGGCGCTGGACGGCGCGAAGGGCTACCAGGTGCAGGTGGCGCGCGACCTGGGGTTCACCCGACGCGTCATCGACATGCGAGTGGAGGCACCGGGCTTCATGTTCATCCCGCCAGAGCCCGGCATGTTCGCCTGGCGCGTGGCCGCGGTGGATGCCTCCGGACAACCGGGGGAGTCTGGCTTCGCGCGCCGGATCTTCGTGGACCGCAAGCGACCGCGCGCCATGCTCGTCGCCCCTCGCGACGGCTACGAGACGCCGGATGCGACGGCCGCCGAGGAGATCGTCTTCGCGTGGCAGTCCACCGGTGGAGCGCCGCGCTACCGGCTGGTCGTCGCGCGCGACCGCGAGCTGCGCCACCCGGTGCTCGTGCGCGAGGGCAGCCCGCAGCAAGTGGTCCTGCCCGGGCTCGCCCCCGGTGAATACTACTGGGGCGTGTACGTGGCGGAAGATCCGCCGGTGCCGCTGTTCCAGAAGGCGCGGAAGCTCGTGGTGCCCGAGACGTCCGTGGCGCCGGCCGCAGTGGCGCGCTAA
- a CDS encoding FAD-dependent monooxygenase — MVYDVIIAGAGPVGLFLACELRLAKLSVLVLEQAEDPHSPLKRLPFGRRGLWGPSVDAFYRRGLLEQLASRRRADERAPGQPGPGSMASGAQLRGPAGHFAGIAFDYGNIDASRWTYRLPSPADTQLGIETEHLERVLAAHALSVGVELQRGQGVEGFESSDDEVTVHAGEQRVRARWLVGCDGGRSTVRKQGGFEFVGTEPEFTGYSVQVELADPEMLRPGRHYTPTGMYNQGQPGVIAMADFDGGAFHRTQPVTLEHVQAVLRRVSCTDVTVKALHVATTWTDRAYQATTYRKGRVLLAGDAAHIHSPLGGQGLNLGLGDAMNLGWKLAATIRGDAPEGLLDSYTTERHPVGARILDWSRAQVALMRPSRHSRALEAILRDLIDTRDGATYFAERVWGAALRYELGDEHPLVGRSCPDFELEDGTRLGALLRDGQGLLLDFGRQASLHALGGLWGDQVRYVAQDAKERLGLSALLVRPDGFVAWASDATPNPEDVTRAAARWFASRAR, encoded by the coding sequence ATGGTCTACGACGTGATCATCGCAGGTGCCGGCCCGGTCGGCCTGTTCCTCGCGTGCGAGCTGCGGCTCGCGAAGCTCTCCGTGCTGGTGCTGGAACAGGCGGAGGATCCGCACTCACCCCTGAAGCGGCTCCCGTTTGGAAGGAGAGGACTCTGGGGCCCCAGCGTCGACGCCTTCTACCGGCGCGGACTGCTGGAGCAGCTTGCGTCGAGACGTCGCGCCGATGAGAGGGCCCCGGGCCAGCCGGGACCTGGCTCCATGGCGTCCGGAGCGCAGCTCCGCGGGCCGGCCGGACACTTCGCGGGCATCGCGTTCGACTACGGCAACATCGACGCGTCGCGGTGGACGTACCGGCTCCCGAGCCCGGCGGACACCCAATTGGGGATCGAAACGGAGCACCTCGAGCGCGTCCTCGCGGCGCATGCACTCTCCGTCGGAGTGGAGCTCCAGCGCGGCCAGGGTGTCGAAGGCTTCGAGTCCTCGGACGATGAAGTCACCGTCCATGCTGGCGAGCAGCGCGTTCGCGCGCGGTGGCTCGTGGGTTGCGACGGCGGCCGCAGCACCGTCCGCAAGCAGGGTGGCTTCGAGTTCGTCGGGACCGAGCCTGAGTTCACGGGCTACTCGGTCCAGGTCGAACTCGCCGACCCCGAGATGCTCCGCCCGGGCCGTCATTACACGCCGACCGGGATGTACAACCAGGGGCAGCCAGGGGTGATCGCGATGGCCGACTTCGACGGCGGCGCGTTCCATCGCACCCAACCGGTCACGCTCGAGCACGTGCAAGCCGTCTTGCGGCGCGTGTCCTGCACGGACGTGACCGTCAAGGCGTTGCACGTCGCCACGACATGGACCGACCGCGCGTACCAGGCGACGACCTACCGCAAGGGACGGGTGCTGCTGGCGGGCGACGCCGCGCACATTCATTCACCACTCGGCGGACAAGGTTTGAACCTCGGACTTGGAGACGCGATGAACCTCGGGTGGAAGCTTGCCGCGACCATTCGAGGCGATGCCCCCGAGGGCTTGCTCGACAGCTACACCACGGAGCGGCATCCGGTCGGGGCGCGCATCCTCGATTGGTCGCGGGCCCAAGTGGCGCTGATGCGGCCCAGCCGACATTCCCGTGCGCTCGAAGCCATCCTGCGCGACCTGATCGACACGCGCGACGGCGCGACCTACTTCGCTGAACGCGTCTGGGGGGCGGCCCTGCGCTACGAGCTCGGCGATGAACACCCGCTGGTGGGCCGCAGCTGCCCGGACTTCGAGCTGGAGGATGGAACGAGGCTCGGCGCGCTGCTCCGAGATGGTCAGGGTCTGCTGTTGGACTTCGGCCGGCAGGCGTCGCTCCACGCGCTGGGGGGCCTTTGGGGCGACCAGGTCAGATACGTGGCCCAGGACGCCAAGGAGCGCCTTGGACTGAGTGCGCTGCTCGTGCGTCCGGATGGGTTCGTCGCGTGGGCAAGCGATGCGACTCCCAATCCCGAGGACGTCACGCGCGCCGCGGCGAGGTGGTTCGCGAGCCGCGCGCGCTGA
- a CDS encoding alpha/beta fold hydrolase, whose product MSVVLGVVAGTAALVAGLRWWLMNREGSPRTTEPFDGHIHRVGKAVIAERRCEQPRATVIAMHGFVADMRYFTRHYSAPDVQLILLTSCDYHLPITGPREQPAPWAKVPAEPEGTIAHDAAVLVQALEHLPRTDLVRVHGHSRGGAVVLEAATQRPELFERVEVVLEAPVLPQGRPYRSLTRPQVWLLPFLIPLWRLAPIARHNRGAWGPLEDSRKRELIMAFPFNPKRVATLMANLLDIDAWSQGRDASLFQNVRRGTVLVPGKDRVLESSSMHASARLAGPGVEVVTLEGCSHFVLWDRPDAMPALGLPVAHPTGNG is encoded by the coding sequence ATGTCCGTGGTCCTTGGAGTCGTCGCAGGCACCGCCGCTCTCGTGGCCGGCCTGCGGTGGTGGTTGATGAACCGCGAGGGCTCGCCCCGCACGACCGAGCCCTTCGACGGACACATCCACCGGGTCGGCAAGGCGGTCATCGCCGAGCGGCGCTGTGAGCAGCCCCGCGCCACGGTCATCGCCATGCACGGCTTCGTGGCGGACATGCGTTACTTCACGCGCCACTACAGCGCGCCGGACGTCCAGCTCATCCTGCTGACGAGCTGTGACTACCACCTGCCCATCACCGGCCCTCGGGAGCAGCCCGCGCCCTGGGCGAAGGTGCCGGCCGAGCCCGAGGGAACCATCGCCCATGACGCGGCCGTGCTGGTGCAGGCGCTGGAGCACCTGCCGAGGACGGACCTCGTGCGGGTGCATGGGCATTCGCGAGGAGGCGCCGTGGTCCTGGAGGCCGCGACGCAGCGGCCAGAGTTGTTCGAGCGGGTGGAGGTGGTGCTGGAGGCGCCCGTCCTGCCCCAGGGGCGCCCCTACAGGAGCCTGACGCGGCCGCAGGTGTGGCTGTTGCCCTTCCTCATCCCCCTGTGGCGGCTCGCGCCCATCGCACGGCACAACCGGGGGGCGTGGGGACCGCTGGAGGATTCGCGCAAGCGCGAGCTCATCATGGCCTTCCCCTTCAACCCGAAGCGGGTGGCGACCCTGATGGCCAACCTGCTGGACATCGACGCCTGGAGTCAGGGGCGGGATGCGTCCCTGTTCCAGAACGTGCGGCGCGGCACGGTGCTGGTTCCAGGAAAGGACCGGGTGCTGGAGTCGTCCTCCATGCACGCGAGCGCCCGGCTCGCCGGGCCTGGAGTCGAGGTGGTGACCCTGGAGGGCTGCAGCCACTTCGTCCTGTGGGACCGTCCCGACGCGATGCCCGCGTTGGGCCTCCCGGTGGCGCATCCCACCGGGAACGGCTGA
- a CDS encoding GspE/PulE/PilB domain-containing protein yields the protein MRLGELLVKDGLVSAEALEEALESQVVHGGRLGTNLVELGLLSEQDLAKVLGRLHNCAYASGEMVPDPKAVALVNLSEADDKEFLPMRSDATRLSVAVVNPHDFPTLDAIAFKTGKRVVPVVIPEFRMNQLLRRYAKAFRQLRAIDMNAVQARPAKGAAAELAKAQERPPDLMSEEEFQSVYAQALRGGSETDADVLEGELIITGEEVQEAPAALPAHPAAQPRSGAPAQSPVGQRPVSPRVDIPAHVAPPVPVQGMPAQAARAAATSTVGQGASAPGVPAHVAAQAGAPGAPAHVAAQAGVLGGVSHVAAQAGVPGAPAHVAAQAGVPAHVAAQAGAPGVPAHVADQAGVPAHVAAQAGALGGASHAAARADAPGVPAHVAAQASVPGVPVHMAAQAGVPGAPAQAGVPGARARTAPQGRALGGSAHVAPPATPLTFPEAQAELARSSDREDVARTVLRFALGKWRRCLLLSVQGNLVTGWHGMGQGVNDEGVRRIGVPLRDQSTFRLVRDLRSHYVGPVKRDAAMGMFYRLLGGGFPTTAVILPLLVRGKVVHLLYVDNGPDQLTPPDVGELLILSQGVGRSYEAMMRRRKSA from the coding sequence ATGCGCCTGGGTGAACTGCTCGTGAAGGACGGCCTGGTGTCGGCGGAGGCGCTGGAGGAGGCGCTGGAGTCGCAGGTCGTGCACGGCGGTCGGCTGGGAACGAACCTGGTGGAGCTGGGGCTGCTGTCCGAGCAGGACCTGGCGAAGGTGTTGGGCCGGCTCCACAACTGCGCCTACGCGTCCGGTGAGATGGTTCCCGACCCGAAGGCCGTGGCGCTGGTGAACCTGAGCGAGGCGGACGACAAGGAGTTCCTGCCAATGCGTTCGGACGCGACGCGGTTGAGCGTCGCGGTGGTGAACCCGCACGACTTCCCGACGTTGGACGCCATCGCGTTCAAGACGGGCAAGCGGGTGGTGCCGGTGGTCATCCCCGAGTTCCGGATGAACCAGCTGCTGCGGCGGTACGCGAAGGCGTTCCGGCAGCTGCGCGCCATCGACATGAACGCGGTCCAGGCGCGGCCGGCGAAGGGCGCGGCGGCGGAGCTGGCGAAGGCGCAGGAGCGGCCTCCCGACCTGATGAGCGAGGAGGAGTTCCAGTCCGTCTACGCGCAGGCGCTGCGCGGCGGTTCGGAGACCGACGCGGACGTGCTGGAGGGGGAGCTCATCATCACGGGCGAGGAGGTGCAGGAGGCGCCTGCCGCGCTGCCCGCTCATCCTGCGGCGCAGCCGCGTTCCGGAGCGCCCGCGCAGTCCCCCGTGGGCCAGAGACCCGTGTCACCGCGCGTGGACATCCCCGCGCATGTGGCTCCGCCCGTTCCGGTGCAGGGCATGCCCGCGCAGGCGGCCCGCGCCGCGGCTACGAGCACGGTGGGGCAGGGCGCCAGCGCGCCGGGAGTGCCCGCGCACGTGGCGGCTCAGGCGGGTGCGCCAGGAGCGCCTGCGCACGTCGCGGCTCAAGCCGGTGTGCTGGGTGGGGTCTCGCACGTGGCGGCTCAGGCGGGTGTGCCAGGAGCGCCTGCGCACGTCGCGGCTCAGGCGGGAGTGCCCGCGCATGTCGCGGCTCAGGCGGGTGCGCCGGGAGTGCCTGCGCACGTCGCGGATCAGGCGGGAGTGCCCGCGCATGTCGCGGCTCAGGCGGGTGCGCTGGGTGGGGCCTCGCACGCGGCAGCTCGGGCGGATGCTCCAGGCGTGCCCGCGCATGTCGCGGCTCAGGCAAGCGTGCCAGGCGTCCCCGTGCACATGGCGGCTCAGGCGGGTGTGCCGGGAGCGCCCGCGCAGGCGGGTGTGCCGGGAGCTCGTGCTCGCACGGCGCCCCAAGGCCGGGCGCTGGGTGGGTCCGCGCATGTGGCGCCTCCCGCGACCCCGCTCACGTTCCCGGAGGCCCAGGCGGAGCTGGCGCGCAGCTCGGACCGCGAGGACGTGGCTCGCACGGTGCTGCGCTTCGCGCTGGGCAAGTGGCGCCGGTGCCTGCTGTTGTCGGTGCAAGGCAACCTCGTGACGGGCTGGCACGGCATGGGGCAGGGCGTGAACGACGAAGGCGTCCGCCGCATTGGTGTCCCGCTGCGCGACCAGAGCACCTTCCGTCTCGTGCGCGATCTTCGCTCGCACTACGTGGGCCCGGTGAAGCGGGACGCGGCGATGGGCATGTTCTACCGGCTGCTGGGCGGTGGCTTCCCCACGACGGCGGTCATCCTCCCGCTGCTCGTGCGCGGCAAGGTCGTGCACCTGCTCTACGTGGACAACGGTCCCGACCAGCTCACCCCGCCGGACGTGGGCGAACTGCTCATCCTCTCGCAGGGCGTAGGCCGCTCGTACGAGGCGATGATGCGGCGGCGCAAGAGCGCCTAG
- a CDS encoding VOC family protein: MKDVQGFHHVAIQANDVERVTTFYRDLLGFPELKRHLREDGTLRSIWVAVPGGAFLAIEAVEGLPEPVPFRHPAPGLLMLVFRIPREARGGVVETLARAGVPLEHETRWTLYVRDPEGNRVGLSHHPED; the protein is encoded by the coding sequence ATGAAGGACGTTCAGGGCTTCCACCATGTGGCGATTCAAGCGAACGACGTGGAGCGGGTGACCACGTTCTATCGGGACCTGCTGGGCTTTCCTGAGCTCAAGCGCCACCTGCGCGAGGACGGCACCCTGCGGAGCATCTGGGTCGCCGTCCCCGGAGGGGCCTTCCTGGCCATTGAAGCGGTGGAGGGGTTGCCGGAGCCGGTGCCGTTCCGCCATCCGGCGCCGGGTCTGTTGATGTTGGTGTTCCGAATTCCGCGCGAGGCCCGAGGTGGGGTGGTGGAGACCTTGGCCCGTGCGGGGGTGCCGCTGGAGCATGAGACGCGCTGGACGCTCTACGTGCGCGACCCGGAGGGCAACCGGGTGGGCTTGAGCCATCACCCAGAGGACTAG
- a CDS encoding response regulator, which yields MARLLIVEDNQELASLIATVAQNRGHEALTVFTGEAALEALGPVTRFDAALVDLLLPDIRGSEVLAALRAHAIPAIAVSGVYKGDRFAQEATQVHGALAFFEKPFELDAVLEALEEAAGVPPVTHGELLDEVDLLVLEELVQEDAADLEPVPAPSAQAPSSESTEPAPPGDAEAEPDVSEALPLPFAQRAAVWTEAAPAPARRRRQLPEWSLSGDLAHTSVPRLLNAYYEARHHGELKLRQGTVLKVVYFEAGRVVYAASNLAPERFGRFCLRKGALTEAQLAEATSYAREHTLRTGDALLKRGLLSPKQRRRLLEDQVKEILWSTFAWTEGGYGFSPMRPQRADLVPLSLFPGDLILEGVTRTETLVALRQRMAPGRRLFPAADPPYGLHELKLEGPQALLLAFADGTKTVEDLLALTDMSERETLATLRGLELSGVLEERQETPNRRQRISFGL from the coding sequence ATGGCGCGACTGCTCATCGTCGAGGACAACCAGGAACTGGCCTCCCTCATCGCCACCGTGGCGCAGAACCGGGGCCATGAAGCGCTCACCGTGTTCACGGGCGAAGCGGCGCTGGAGGCCCTGGGGCCCGTCACCCGCTTCGACGCCGCGCTCGTGGACCTGCTGCTGCCGGACATCCGCGGCAGCGAGGTGCTGGCCGCGCTGCGCGCCCACGCCATCCCCGCCATCGCCGTCAGCGGCGTCTACAAGGGAGACCGCTTCGCGCAGGAGGCCACGCAGGTCCACGGCGCCCTCGCCTTCTTCGAGAAGCCCTTCGAACTGGACGCCGTGCTCGAGGCGCTGGAGGAGGCCGCGGGCGTGCCGCCGGTGACGCACGGGGAGCTGCTCGACGAGGTGGACCTGCTCGTCCTGGAAGAGCTGGTCCAGGAGGATGCGGCGGACCTTGAGCCGGTGCCCGCGCCGTCCGCGCAGGCCCCGTCCTCCGAATCCACCGAGCCCGCGCCCCCCGGCGACGCGGAGGCGGAGCCGGACGTCTCCGAGGCCCTGCCCCTGCCCTTCGCCCAGCGCGCCGCCGTGTGGACGGAGGCGGCTCCCGCCCCCGCGCGCCGCCGCCGCCAGCTGCCGGAATGGTCGCTCAGCGGAGACCTGGCGCACACCTCGGTGCCGCGCCTGCTCAACGCCTACTACGAGGCGCGCCACCACGGAGAGCTGAAGCTGCGCCAGGGCACCGTGCTCAAGGTCGTCTACTTCGAGGCAGGGCGCGTCGTGTACGCCGCCTCCAACCTGGCCCCGGAGCGCTTCGGCCGCTTCTGCCTGCGCAAGGGCGCGCTGACGGAGGCCCAGCTGGCGGAGGCCACCAGCTACGCGCGCGAGCACACGCTGCGCACCGGCGACGCCCTGCTGAAGCGCGGCCTGCTGAGCCCCAAGCAGCGACGCCGGCTGCTGGAGGATCAGGTGAAGGAAATCCTCTGGTCCACCTTCGCCTGGACGGAAGGAGGCTACGGCTTCAGCCCCATGCGGCCGCAGCGCGCGGACCTGGTGCCGCTGTCGCTCTTCCCCGGCGACCTCATCCTGGAGGGCGTCACCCGCACGGAGACGCTGGTGGCCCTGCGCCAGCGCATGGCGCCCGGGCGCCGCCTGTTCCCCGCGGCGGATCCGCCGTACGGCCTGCACGAGCTGAAGCTGGAGGGCCCGCAGGCGCTGCTGCTCGCGTTCGCGGATGGAACGAAGACGGTGGAGGACCTGCTGGCCCTCACCGACATGTCCGAGCGCGAGACCCTGGCCACCCTGCGCGGGTTGGAGCTGTCGGGCGTGCTGGAGGAGCGTCAGGAGACGCCCAACCGCCGCCAGCGCATCAGCTTCGGGCTCTGA